CGAAAAGATAGCTGAAGAGCCCAACAACTGTCGCGCCAACGAACTTGAGTGCCCGAATCAAGCGACCACCAAGGCCGGTTCCACGGCCCGTATCACCAACCCAGCCGTCGCTCGCGAAGATATCGTGGTCGTGCACCTCATTGTGACAGGATTCACAGAGTGTAGTGAGATTCGAGAGCTGGTTCGACCCACCTTCGGAGCGCGGAACAACGTGATGGGCGTGGAGACGTGTCCCATCACCCCCCGCATATGGACCACTCTGATGCCCACATCGGGTACACGTCCAGTCATCCCGCCTGTAGACCCTCTTTCGACGAATATCCCAATCGGGCGGAAGACCACCGCCATAGGAACTCGGGTCGTTCCATTGTGGGTCAATCTACTCTCCCCGCGACATGAATTGGCTCAGACAGCCTCTTGTGATGAATCTAACTGCTATCGGGAAGGAGCTCAATAGCCGTCATGAGTAAAGAGAGTTCACTTCTCAAGTCGGAACTTTCTCGGTAGGCGACCGCTCACCGCTTGGGCGAGTGCTCACCCGGTGGGTAGATATGCGGCAACAATCGCACGTCGCAAGCGGACTTTTCGTGTGCGAAGTGCGGGTACGAGGTTCACGCCGATTACAATGCGGCGAAGAACATCGGTTTCAAACACGTCCACGCGGGGCAAAGTCTCCGCGTGGACGGGCCACACATCAACTGGCCCTGAAGTCGGGGACGCTGAACGCGAGTGGTTCCTTTGAACCCGCCGAGAGTATTGGCCAGAGCGGGAGTCCACCGACAAGCGCCGGCCTTTAGGCCGGGGAAGTTGACAGGTTTTCTTCGAGGTTTAACCCTTTTTGGGAGCCATTCCCACATTCGAGAGCGACTGGTTCGACCGTTCAGGCTGGTTTTCAGTGAGTAGGTTCACGACGGTTGGATTCTCTTACCAAACACCAGAACGTAATTCGGATCTAATGTTTGGTAAGAGTCGGCCCGGTCTCTGGTCCTACTGCCGTCTCGTCCGTCTAAATGGCTACTTACGAACGGACGTTTACGAGGACGACACCCCTGTTCGCGTGTCGGTTCGCCGGACAGAGGATACAGCGTATCCATCCGGTTGGCGGTACACACTCCACTACGAGGCACTAACCTCGCCCTACACTGAAAACGGTTAATTTCCTAACAAAGCGCCGACATTGATTTGCTGATTCCCTTGTTGAGCGGCAATGCTGAACGATTCCACCCATGAATTTTCACTGTCACCGATATTGAGCTCGGAAAGAGGGTGAAATATCTCGTTGAAAGCCTCTCTCGCTCCATTAGCATCCGGAACTTGGAGAGAAACGTCTTCAAGATGTGCTTCACCAGAATTACCCAGCTCTCTGACGACGTCACTTGATGGCTTTGTACGCTTGTCGTGTAGGGTTTTCACCAGTTGCCTCAGCGAGATGGTTCTGGAGTTGACGAGCATCTAATGGATACGAGAACACGGGGCCTGCCCACTGAAGAAGATCCCTCGGGGAATCTATCCATTCTATCAGTCGTTCATAATCGGTCTCGGAAAACGCACAGAGATCGATAGATACCGGCACATGGCATCCATCTGCACCAAAACAAAAGTACATACCCATTTTACATCATGGAGTCTTCACCGGGAGGCAATCTAAATATGGGGTAAAATCTGTCAGCAACGGAGCTATTACGAAAAATTGCTGAGCGCTAATATGAGGAAAACAATGACCCACCTCAGTCCGTTGAGCGAAATTCCGTATACTGTAATCAGTCATAACAGTGTTCTTGTCGTACTATGTAGTAGAATCTGATATAGCAAGGGAATATAGAGGAGAAGAAGTTGAACCCATAGGTGTTATCGAAGCTTGTGCGGCAATGGTTACCTCAGTGACACTCTATTTCGGTTTCATCTCTCCAGTGCTTACAGGTGCTTTCTCTATACTGAGTACAAAGCTATTCGATCTTGAGGGATACCCAAGTACGTTGAATGGGTATCTCGGAGCAGGGTTTGTTTTGGTTTGTATCGTAGCGTGGCTTGTATTCCGAGGGTATGGCAACCTCGCTGAAGAGATGTCTGAGAGCGTGTGAGGCGATATTCGACAGTCAGAGAAAATTCGGGGCTAATGGATACTGCCACGCTTCGCTTCTGAGCGCCTTGATTGTCGCCCAGAGTGGCAAAACGAAGTTCAAGAAAAGAAGACAAAGCAAGAGTCCTCCAGTAAGCAATCCGACGACATCATGCGTCACAACAAAGAATACAACGATGAGTATTAGCGACGCTGCTAGAACGAAGAGTTGCCAGTTCAGGGCATTTCGTGCATTTGCCTTTGTGAAGTTATTGCTAGCGACAAGGTACACAATGAGCGGGCCAAAGAGTCCAAGAACAAACCCAAGAAGATGAACTGACATCCCGAGGGTTGTCCGACCATCGATAGGCGTGTTGCTACTCATATTATTCGTTAAACCAGACCACATATAATTCTCACGTTGTCCACATGTACTAAACACAATATGATTGCAAAGAGCCCGAAGTAGGTCTACAAATGAGTCCGATCGCCCCAGATAGGCGAAATCAAATACAGGTGAAGTCTACCCCGCTTACTCACTGAATAGTCATTGTAGTAGTACCAACAAGAACTCGTATCCAGTCTTATTCGACATTGATACTGTTGCAGTTGCGGGTTCGTGTCCTAGTATCGCTCTCGTTTGCCATCTCTACATCACCCAATGCTGAATGAGATTTGTTCACTATGTATTTTACGTAAGATATTCTCATAACCACCGTCTTCGGGGGAAGGGTGTGAAAGACAGTCTGGACCACCCTCTCGATGAGGAGCGTCGTAATTTCCTTCGTAAGGCAGTCACTACCGCGACGGTAGTCGGCATCGGTACATCCGGTGTAGGTGCCGCTACCGCCAAAGAGAAAGGAAACAATGGTCGGGGACCACTGAAAGGGGATCCATTCACCCTTGGCGTCGCTTCCGGTGACCCACTTCCCGACTCCGTCGTTCTCTGGACCCGCCTCGCACCCGAACCACTCTCAGAAGACGGTGGAATGCCCGACCGACAGGTGCCCGTACAGTGGGAGATCGCTACTGACGAGGACATGAAGAATACTGTTGGCAAGGGCAATGCAAAGGCACGCCCCGAGTACGCCCACTCCGTCCACATCGACGTCAAAGGATTGGACGCTGGAACCGAATACTACTATCAGTTCAAGATTGGTCCCGATCGGAGTCCAGTTGGTAGAACGAAGACGGCACCCGCAGAAGACACTAACATCGATGAATTCCGGTTCGCGTTCGCTTCGTGCCAAAATTACCCGGCCGGCTACTACACCGCTCACGACCATCTCGCCGACGAGGATCTCGACCTCGCTGTCCACCTCGGTGATTACATCTACGAAGGTGGCGGTCAGGGCTCGCTCGGGCGTGGTCATGAACCACCGCGCGAAATCGAGAGCCTGAGTGAGTACCGAATCCGCGAGGCACAGCACAAAACTGACTCGAATCTCCAGGATGCTCATGCTGCATTCCCGTGGCTCGTGACATGGGACGACCACGAGGTCGAGAACAACTACGCCGACGAGGTTTCCCAGGCTGACGACCCCACGGAGGAATTCCTCGAACGCCGGGCCGATGCCTACCAGGCCTATTTCGAACACCAACCACTGCGTCCCTCACGGATGCCCGATGGCCCGAACCTGCCGCTTTACCGACGGTTCACGTTCGGTGACTTAGCTGAATTCAACGTGCTCGACACTCGCCAGTACCGCGACGATCAGGTCTACTCCTCCGAGGAAGCGAGTGACCCGGAACGAACGATCCTCGGCGATGAACAGGAAGACTGGCTCGTAGCGGGACTGAACAGTTCGACATCACAGTGGAACGTCCTTGCCAATCAAGTTCCGGTCGCTGCAACCGACGAAAACCCCAATCCAGACGTTCAGGACTTTGGCGGCGGCGATAAGTGGGACGGATACCGGGCCGACCGACAGACGCTCCTTGATACCATGGCTGCGGATGAGGACCTGAATCCCGTCGTGATCACCGGCGATGTCCATCGGAACTACGCCTACAACCTCAAAGCCGACTTCTCGGACCCTAATTCCGAAACAGTTGGTACGGAGTACGTCGGCACGTCGATCACTTCCTTCGGCGACGGAAGCGGGATCACTCAGTACGGACCGTCTCTGGGCGAACCGTGGCAACGATTCTACAACGACGAGCGGGGGTACGTCCGCTGTACACTTACTCCTGACCAGTGGCAGACGGACTACCGCGTCGTCTCGACTGTCGAAGAACCCGAAGCATCGGTTAGTACGATTGCGACATTCACTACTGATGCTGGTGATCCGGGTGCAGAACTCACCTCCGAACCCCCAGAAAGGGAGCCCATCGAAATCATAGAAGTCGAACCAGATCAGAACGGTGATCTCAACAACGAGTTCGCGAAACTGCAGAACACTGGCGATAGTGAAATCGACCTATCCGGCTTCATCGTGAGTTTCGAAGGCGGGCGGGGACAGAACTATACGTTCGATGATGTCTCTGTCGGACCGGATGAGGTGATTACCGTTCGAAACGGTGACGGGGATGATACCCAATCGACGGTCTATACCGGGTTCTCCGGTGCAGTCCTCAATAATAGTAATCCAGATATTGTCGTTGTCGCCAACGATGACGGTGTGGTTCTTGACGAGCAGTCTTATACGCCGGCCTGAGCATACAAAGATACTGTTCACTCGTTATTTTTGCTCGCCGTTCACCGTGGGGAGGATATCAATGGAGCACTACCTCCTGCAGTCACAGGACACGGGTGTTTTCGGACCGCAATTGAAGAGCGGCGGACGTTCGGACCCGAGTGCTGTTTGGTTCAGAAGGCTACTCAGTACATCGGTTAGGATGTTTCGAAGATATTCGGTAAGAGTAGGTGGGCAGTTACTCAATGTCTTGGTCTGCCGGAGGTCCGCTAAGAGAGCAACAGGAAGTAGTGGTCCTCCGAGCACAGTGGCAAGTGCGATACCGATGGCAAGAGGATGACCAGACGGGAGAAGAACGAATCCGAGTAGTATCGCTATCCAGATCGCGAGTCCTTCTCCAATGATTGGCCGCCAGTTCGTGGCTGGTAGAGAGGTATTTGAGTGGTTAATGGTGTGTACTGTGTTTAGTTGGTTTCTGAATTCGGTAGCAATCTGTGCCTTGGATTAAATTTGTCATGCGTATGGGAACGTGCGCCATCGTTCACCTCATTCTCATCTGGATCACAGTGCTCATCCAGCGAGAATGGTCCTGCTGCCGTCGGTTCACTACCAATCGATTTTCTCCGCAATCCAGATAGCCTTCGTAATCATCCACTACCTGATAGTCTTCGATAGCACCGTCCGGACCGACGGTTTCCCATGAGGACCGACAGTGGACTGAGCCTCCCTGACTGGGTGCTCTCCATTAGGTCGTTTGCGTAGTTGTGGATGACTGCAGGATCACCGATGAGTCGGGCGCTGTTAAAGAACAATGGCTTGGGGGACTTGGGGGTTTCGCCGTGTGAGAACGACGTCGTGATCCGCGAAGTACAAACGTCAACACTCAGGTGATACGAATCGCAGTCGTTGAGTTTGCTCTGTGTATCGAGCGGGTAGCTTCGGGAGTGGTGAATCATTTCGATCTATGTCCAGGTAGGTCGAACTCGGGATATTCCCCGCGCTTGGCAGCGAGGAGTCGGTTGATGAGCATCGAGAATCGCCCGACCGGAACATCCGTTATGAAGACACGAATCAGGATCTGCAACTTCTGCTCCTATGCGAAACGCTGGAGGCAATCGTTGGCTTTTCTAATGTCTCTACAATCGACTCAAAGGAACACCCGAGTGGACGGTCTGGACCGGCGATCGGGTGCTCGCGTTCGATCTTTCCGAAAGACGTTCAGTAACCGTCGACCGTAGTCAGGGCAGTGACGTCGACGACCAGGAGGCGAGTTAGCCCATGAGCGCGGACCAATCAGACTTCACAGCGTTCGGCGGGAGCGAGGCAGCACCAGACGGCGCGTGCATCCGTTATGAACGGTGTGAGAACATCGTTCCCGAGAACGGCCGTATCTGTGGGCCGTGTCCCGACGAGCTCCGTACAGCCGACCGAGAGCGGCGCGAGGAGACGAGCAGACTATGAGCCCGGAGCAAACCGAGAGCAACCGTGAGCGTGTCGAGAGCGCGCTCAGGCGCTTCATGAGCGACGACCCACACGGCAACGCCTATCGGTACCTTCACGCCTCCGATCTAACGGACGAAGACGGCGACCTTTCGGTGGCAGTCGTTGGGTCGTATCTTCCGAAGTTGAGGGATGATTCCCCGCTCGATGGCGGGCTCGTCGTCGAGGAATACACCCGACGCCGATGTGGGCCCTCTCTCTGGCTCGCTCGGAGGGAAGACGAATGACCGAGTGTTGCCGGTGTGGTGGCGAAACGGAGCGACAGTCGAGCGCCGAGCAACCGCTCTGTTGGGGTTGTGCTGATCTGGCGCCGCCTGTAAACACGGTCATGTGACTCCGTACTGGTCTTTGAGCGCCATGAATTCTGTTTCACTCGGGATGGCGACAGGGGATTCCTCCGAGGGCTCGAACTCACCATGGAGGGGCCGATACATCGCAGCTACTGTGGAGTCCAACTCGTACCACTGCGCAGTCTCTGTGAGCGTCTCCTGGTCGATGTCCAACTCCTCGGTCAGGAGCATCGCATAACTGACGCGGCGGGACCCACTATCGAGGACGAGCGTGTGGCACACTACGTCGGCAGGTGTGAGTTCCGTGTCGGGGGCATACCAGAACGCAGGTTCGCCCGCGAGGAAAAACTATAGACCGTACTCTGCAAATCGGGCGAGCCCGGACAGGTGCCAGTCGGGAGCGGCTTCGAGTGCCTCCGTATCCGCAGCTGTCTGCACGCGGACGAGTGCTCGCTTTGGATCACACCACTCGACGGTCGCACTCGGCGCGAGTGCCCGGACTCGCGACCGGTGCTCGTGTTGCATAACGGCACGGGCGAACGCCAGCAGCGGCGCGAGATCCCCACTTAACGCGTACTCCGGGCCGGATGGGGACAGCATTGCACGATGCTTGAGCGGTGAAAGAGCCTTATGGACGCCCTGCCGGGTAATATCGAATCGCTCGGCGATCTCAGCCACCCGGCGCGGCTCGTCGAGATACCAGCACGCCCGGAGTGTGGCTGCTGAGAGGAGGGCGGGCCACTCGACGTGACTGAGTTCCGACTGCAGGGTCCGGTACGCTTCAACGACTGGGTGGTCAGCGAGGTAGACCCGCCGCTGGTTGTTGGGCCCACGGTGTTCGTTGAGCAGGCCGGCTTCGACCAATTCATCAAGGACGTCGTAGAGATGTGCCTTCGAATACTCGGTGTCCGTCGCGAGGTCGGTTGCCGTCGCTTCCCGGCCGGTACTCAACGCATCGAGGATAGCGAGTCCGGCCTTAGTAAGCATTTGTGTCTACTATAAGCCTTATTTGTATAAATACGTTTTTGGATTAGAGTTGACGCCATCTCTATTCTATGGCCGACCTTGACGAGCGTGGAGGTGCCTAATGTCCTCGCTTAATGGTGATTTCTCCTCTCAACATTTAGTTCGCTGAGTTAGTTTAGTCGCGTGTGCCAGTAGACGAGATGTGGCTGTATCTTTCGAAATATCATTTGGAGCCTGAGTGAGAGTCTACCACCAGTTGTGCTGGAACTCAACTGTTGGAGCTAGGCAAATTTCTATCCCCTCTATATACCCCCTTGCTGTGTCCTTCTCGGACGTTCCTACTGGTATAACTAATAGGACTAACTAGTAAGTTTGATTGGTTGGTATAACCGATCGGACTAACAAAGGAGACTAGCTAGAGTGTCTGACTAACCTTTATAACAAAGCGAAGGGATTGGTTCGATATGTTGGGATACTCCGTATACTCGGAAGCGGGGGGAGTGGCAAAGACAACAACAGCCGCGAACTGCGCGGTCGCTCATGCTCGGCACGGGCTTGACGTTTTGATGATTGATCTGGATCCACAGAACGCCAGTCTCTCCTACCTATTCGATGTAGATCAGGACCGGGCTGAAGGGGATGCAGACAATTTGGTTCGTCACCTTATTGGCCGACCCCGAGGAAAGCTGACCGACCTTATTCGTGAGACTGACGAAGGGGTGGATGTCCTACCGACCCATAACATGCATGAGAAGCTAACAGAGCTTCTCTTGAAAACCGCTGAAATCGAAGAGCAAACCCATGGAGACACGAACTACGAATTTCAGAAACACTCACAGCTTCTCACAGTGCTACAGGAGGCGGGAATCAACGAACAGTACGATGTACTCGTAATTGATCCCCCAGCAAATGGAGAGCAAGCACAGAACAATGCTCTATTCGCAACTCGAAACGTCGTCATTCCTGTAGAACTATCCGGGAAAGGGGAGCAATCTGTTCGTGGACTAGAGGAAGTTGTTGAAGGGCTTGAGGCAACGCTCGAAGTGAATATCGGCGTTCTAGCTCTTCTACCGTTCAAATACGAAGGGACGAACGACCAGAAGCATTATCTCGATGAACTAGAAGAAACTGGATTCGACATGCCAGTTATAGTCGGTAAGCGTTCATCGCTGATGGAGGGGTGCTGGCGGGAGCAATGTAGCGCATTTCGCTATATCGACGAATACCGCGATCGGCGACGAGACCACGAAGTGAAGACGCTTGAACAGTACGACGAGTTAGCTCGTCATATCGAGCGTGAAGGCGGTATTCAGCTCGAAGACACCAGCCAGAACGAAATTGAGGTGGAATTATGAAAAAAGGCAGCGGTGATGACCCGTTTGCAAACGAGGGTAGCGAAGTAGAACTGCAGTCATCTGAAAGCGAGACACGCGATGAAATAGGTGAAAGTACGCCCGAGATACTAAGCGAAGCAACCTCTACAGGCACGGAAACGACGTCGTCCGTCTCACAACCTGCCGACGATCTCCCGTACTTAGCCCGTAGGCAGCTACGAAACAAGTCAGTGAAAACGGATCGAGACCAAATTCCCTTCTTTCTTCGATCTTCTATTCAGGAGGGTGAACGCGACCTTCGGCGTGAGGTGGAAGATTCGCTCAGCCAAGAAGTAAACAAAACGGATCTTCGGGAGGCTGCTTACGTCTATGCTCAAAGGCATCCAGGGGGGGTAGTCGAGGTGCTTCGAGAGTGGGGAATAGAGTACTTGGAGTAGCGTCTTTCACGCATATACTACTCCTTGGATGGTTATATTAGT
The sequence above is drawn from the Halococcus salsus genome and encodes:
- a CDS encoding DUF4870 domain-containing protein, which gives rise to MSSNTPIDGRTTLGMSVHLLGFVLGLFGPLIVYLVASNNFTKANARNALNWQLFVLAASLILIVVFFVVTHDVVGLLTGGLLLCLLFLNFVLPLWATIKALRSEAWQYPLAPNFL
- a CDS encoding alkaline phosphatase D family protein encodes the protein MRFVHYVFYVRYSHNHRLRGKGVKDSLDHPLDEERRNFLRKAVTTATVVGIGTSGVGAATAKEKGNNGRGPLKGDPFTLGVASGDPLPDSVVLWTRLAPEPLSEDGGMPDRQVPVQWEIATDEDMKNTVGKGNAKARPEYAHSVHIDVKGLDAGTEYYYQFKIGPDRSPVGRTKTAPAEDTNIDEFRFAFASCQNYPAGYYTAHDHLADEDLDLAVHLGDYIYEGGGQGSLGRGHEPPREIESLSEYRIREAQHKTDSNLQDAHAAFPWLVTWDDHEVENNYADEVSQADDPTEEFLERRADAYQAYFEHQPLRPSRMPDGPNLPLYRRFTFGDLAEFNVLDTRQYRDDQVYSSEEASDPERTILGDEQEDWLVAGLNSSTSQWNVLANQVPVAATDENPNPDVQDFGGGDKWDGYRADRQTLLDTMAADEDLNPVVITGDVHRNYAYNLKADFSDPNSETVGTEYVGTSITSFGDGSGITQYGPSLGEPWQRFYNDERGYVRCTLTPDQWQTDYRVVSTVEEPEASVSTIATFTTDAGDPGAELTSEPPEREPIEIIEVEPDQNGDLNNEFAKLQNTGDSEIDLSGFIVSFEGGRGQNYTFDDVSVGPDEVITVRNGDGDDTQSTVYTGFSGAVLNNSNPDIVVVANDDGVVLDEQSYTPA
- a CDS encoding ParA family protein — encoded protein: MLGYSVYSEAGGVAKTTTAANCAVAHARHGLDVLMIDLDPQNASLSYLFDVDQDRAEGDADNLVRHLIGRPRGKLTDLIRETDEGVDVLPTHNMHEKLTELLLKTAEIEEQTHGDTNYEFQKHSQLLTVLQEAGINEQYDVLVIDPPANGEQAQNNALFATRNVVIPVELSGKGEQSVRGLEEVVEGLEATLEVNIGVLALLPFKYEGTNDQKHYLDELEETGFDMPVIVGKRSSLMEGCWREQCSAFRYIDEYRDRRRDHEVKTLEQYDELARHIEREGGIQLEDTSQNEIEVEL